In one window of Prevotella sp. E13-17 DNA:
- a CDS encoding endonuclease, translating to MRTFGKTISLMMLTLTSISLWAQGPNNSGTYYQNADGKQGEALKTALCGIIYPHTERTYRDLWIDFRTTDVREDGKVWDMYSGITNYEFETDQAGNFSKEGDKYNREHSFPKSWFGSNSPMYTDLFHLYPTDGTVNGKRSNFPFGETKGESYKSAGEFSKLGTCTYPGYTGTVFEPNDEYKGDFARTYFYMVTCYEEKLSDWYSNCSDSRPTLDGNTYPGLSSWQLKMLMKWAKNDPVSEKEINRNNAVYGIQENRNPFIDYPGLEEYIWGNKTMVDFSYDNYDHTDGIHQMNNAAIRVMKGTFNLQGLRIKSPARGLYIIDGKKVFVR from the coding sequence ATGAGAACATTTGGAAAAACAATAAGCCTCATGATGCTGACGCTGACCAGCATCAGCCTATGGGCACAGGGCCCCAACAACTCGGGCACCTACTATCAGAATGCCGACGGGAAACAGGGCGAAGCGCTGAAAACGGCACTTTGCGGCATCATCTATCCACATACGGAACGAACCTATAGAGACCTTTGGATTGACTTCCGCACCACCGACGTGCGTGAAGACGGAAAGGTGTGGGACATGTACTCTGGCATCACGAACTACGAATTTGAAACGGACCAGGCCGGCAACTTCTCGAAAGAAGGCGACAAGTACAACCGCGAACACTCGTTCCCTAAGAGTTGGTTTGGCAGTAATTCACCCATGTACACCGACCTGTTCCACCTCTACCCCACCGATGGTACGGTCAACGGAAAACGCAGCAACTTCCCCTTTGGCGAAACGAAAGGCGAAAGCTACAAGTCGGCAGGCGAGTTCAGCAAGCTGGGCACATGCACCTATCCTGGCTATACGGGTACCGTCTTCGAACCTAACGATGAATACAAGGGTGACTTCGCACGCACCTATTTCTATATGGTGACATGTTATGAGGAAAAACTGTCTGATTGGTACTCTAACTGCAGCGACTCGAGACCCACACTGGACGGTAACACCTATCCCGGACTGAGCAGCTGGCAACTGAAGATGCTGATGAAATGGGCTAAAAATGACCCTGTGAGCGAGAAGGAGATCAACCGCAACAATGCTGTCTATGGCATCCAGGAGAACCGCAACCCCTTCATCGACTATCCGGGACTGGAGGAATACATCTGGGGCAACAAGACCATGGTGGACTTCAGCTATGACAACTATGACCACACAGATGGCATACACCAAATGAACAATGCCGCCATTAGGGTGATGAAAGGCACGTTCAACCTGCAAGGGCTGCGCATCAAGAGCCCTGCAAGGGGCCTCTATATCATCGACGGAAAGAAAGTATTCGTAAGATAA
- a CDS encoding endonuclease → MKKTLLCLVACITAIAMGAQAPHNTGTYYASAHGKKGAELKTALYEIINTPAVVDYDSLWHAYQYTDAKPTDTVPIIWDMYSCKSAYSIYTNLHRNGKAGIDPEGTKGFQREHSMPKSWFNPAAKSGSSYTYKDIKPMYSDIVHVIPAEGIVNNKRSNNPYGTNNGDFYTSEEGFSKMGACTFSEEYTGRCFEPNDEYKGDLARIYFYMVTAYEKRQPSWSSTKDSIGDHCGTWTGAMFNLEDETVYQPFAPWAFNMLMQWSKQDPVSEKEVARNEAIYQLQGNRNPFVDYPGLEDYIWGEKKETAFDYGGEPVTDDETMATDCTILLNEKTFGTDWSSTDYMRDYYERPPLKAEQNGISITFSYGIEGARMYCDATQIRLYNKNTLTFKARHNGISRIEFVVPEKSSDKEFIPSVGEMNGNVWTAPTDTLVSSVEFTSTYTSSWPQTNANKHIQIEEARVEVTNKAGIDNITTTTMQRHNCTYNIYGMRVDKCYLRPGIFICNHKKFIIK, encoded by the coding sequence ATGAAGAAAACGCTACTCTGCTTAGTGGCTTGCATCACGGCGATAGCCATGGGGGCACAGGCTCCTCACAACACTGGCACATACTATGCAAGCGCCCATGGAAAGAAAGGGGCCGAACTGAAAACGGCTCTCTACGAGATTATCAACACGCCGGCTGTCGTGGACTACGACTCGCTATGGCATGCATATCAGTACACGGATGCTAAACCTACGGACACGGTGCCCATCATTTGGGACATGTATTCATGCAAGTCGGCCTACTCTATCTACACCAATCTTCATAGAAACGGCAAAGCGGGTATTGACCCGGAGGGCACCAAGGGTTTTCAACGTGAGCATTCCATGCCCAAAAGCTGGTTTAACCCTGCAGCTAAGAGCGGAAGCAGCTATACCTACAAGGATATCAAACCCATGTATTCAGACATAGTACACGTTATCCCGGCAGAAGGTATCGTCAACAATAAGCGTAGCAACAACCCCTATGGCACCAACAACGGTGATTTTTACACCTCAGAAGAGGGCTTCAGCAAGATGGGGGCCTGCACTTTTTCCGAGGAATACACGGGTCGATGCTTTGAGCCCAACGACGAGTATAAGGGAGACCTGGCACGCATCTACTTCTACATGGTAACGGCCTATGAGAAGAGACAACCGTCGTGGAGTAGCACGAAGGATAGCATTGGCGACCATTGTGGCACGTGGACGGGAGCGATGTTCAATCTGGAAGACGAGACTGTCTATCAGCCTTTTGCACCGTGGGCATTCAACATGCTGATGCAATGGTCTAAGCAGGACCCCGTCAGCGAGAAGGAGGTGGCACGCAACGAGGCTATCTACCAGCTACAGGGCAACCGCAATCCTTTTGTAGATTATCCCGGACTGGAGGACTATATCTGGGGCGAAAAGAAAGAAACTGCTTTTGACTACGGCGGCGAGCCGGTGACAGACGATGAAACGATGGCTACCGACTGCACCATCCTGCTGAATGAAAAGACGTTTGGCACAGACTGGAGCAGCACGGACTACATGCGCGACTACTACGAGCGCCCGCCGCTGAAGGCTGAGCAAAACGGCATCAGCATCACGTTCTCCTATGGCATTGAGGGCGCACGCATGTATTGCGACGCCACACAGATTCGTCTCTACAACAAGAACACGCTGACATTCAAGGCTCGTCATAACGGCATCAGCCGCATTGAGTTTGTGGTTCCTGAGAAGTCGAGTGACAAGGAGTTTATCCCTTCGGTAGGCGAGATGAACGGCAACGTGTGGACTGCACCCACAGACACACTGGTGAGCAGCGTAGAATTCACCTCTACCTACACCAGCAGCTGGCCACAGACCAATGCCAACAAGCACATACAGATTGAAGAGGCACGTGTGGAAGTGACGAACAAAGCGGGCATTGACAACATCACTACTACGACAATGCAGCGCCACAACTGCACATATAATATATATGGTATGCGGGTTGACAAGTGCTACCTACGCCCTGGCATCTTTATCTGCAACCATAAGAAATTCATTATAAAGTGA